A genomic region of Streptomyces sp. NBC_00247 contains the following coding sequences:
- a CDS encoding LacI family DNA-binding transcriptional regulator — translation MPKNRPTIADIALRAGVSKVAVSYALNDRPGVSPATRATIKAIAEEIGWRPNSAARALTRARADTVGLALSRPARMLGVEPFFMELISGIESELSDGGCALLLQMVSGPAHELEVYRRWWGEGRVDGVFLADLRGRSAVHGEPDPRVTGVAGLGLPAVAIGHPSAAGALAAVWSDDAAALHDTLTYLHALGHRRVARVAGLAELAHTRLRDREQHRACAELGLEAPVVVHTDYSGDEGAHATRRLVSAPDRPTAIIYDNDIMAVAGLSVAQEMGLDVPADLSLVAWDDSQLSQVVRPPLTALRRDIPAYGALAARTLLTLIAEGAAECRQETTARLVPRGSTAPPR, via the coding sequence TTGCCCAAGAACCGCCCGACGATCGCCGACATCGCGCTCCGCGCCGGGGTCTCCAAGGTCGCGGTGTCCTACGCGCTCAACGACCGTCCGGGGGTGTCCCCCGCCACGCGTGCCACCATCAAGGCCATCGCCGAGGAGATCGGCTGGCGGCCCAACAGCGCGGCCCGCGCGCTCACCCGCGCCCGCGCGGACACGGTCGGCCTCGCGCTCTCCCGCCCCGCCCGGATGCTCGGGGTGGAGCCGTTCTTCATGGAACTGATCAGCGGGATCGAGAGCGAACTCTCGGACGGCGGGTGCGCGTTGCTGCTCCAGATGGTGAGCGGTCCGGCGCACGAACTGGAGGTGTACCGGCGCTGGTGGGGCGAGGGCCGGGTGGACGGCGTGTTCCTCGCCGATCTGCGCGGGAGGAGCGCCGTCCACGGCGAACCTGACCCGCGCGTCACGGGGGTCGCCGGGCTCGGTCTCCCGGCCGTCGCGATCGGCCACCCCTCGGCGGCCGGTGCGCTGGCGGCGGTCTGGTCCGACGACGCGGCGGCGCTCCACGACACCCTGACGTACCTGCACGCGCTCGGCCACCGCCGGGTGGCCCGCGTCGCCGGGCTGGCGGAGCTGGCGCACACCCGGCTCCGCGACCGGGAACAGCACCGCGCGTGCGCCGAACTCGGCCTGGAGGCACCGGTGGTGGTGCACACCGACTACTCCGGGGACGAGGGCGCGCACGCGACCCGGCGGCTCGTCAGCGCACCCGACCGGCCCACCGCGATCATCTACGACAACGACATCATGGCCGTCGCGGGGCTCTCCGTCGCCCAGGAGATGGGGCTGGACGTACCCGCCGACCTCTCGCTCGTCGCCTGGGACGACTCGCAGCTCTCGCAGGTGGTCCGGCCGCCGCTGACCGCGCTGCGGCGGGACATCCCGGCGTACGGGGCGCTGGCCGCGCGCACCCTGCTGACGCTGATCGCGGAGGGTGCCGCCGAGTGCCGCCAGGAGACGACCGCCCGTCTCGTACCGCGCGGCTCGACGGCACCGCCGCGCTGA